A part of Pseudomonas sp. HR96 genomic DNA contains:
- a CDS encoding four-helix bundle copper-binding protein, whose amino-acid sequence MLDSRLSACIKDCLDCVVTCQACAAACLKEPDVQMMAGCIALDLDCADICATAAKLMARNSANAQRYCQLCAEVCRACAKECEQHPADHCQACAKTCLLCAEACENMAA is encoded by the coding sequence ATGCTCGACTCCCGCCTCAGCGCCTGCATCAAGGATTGCCTGGACTGCGTCGTCACCTGCCAGGCCTGCGCCGCCGCCTGCCTCAAGGAACCCGATGTGCAGATGATGGCAGGTTGCATCGCCCTCGACCTGGACTGCGCCGACATCTGCGCCACCGCTGCCAAACTCATGGCGCGCAACTCGGCCAATGCCCAGCGCTACTGCCAGCTGTGCGCCGAAGTCTGCCGCGCCTGTGCCAAGGAGTGCGAACAGCATCCCGCAGACCACTGCCAGGCCTGTGCCAAGACCTGCCTGTTGTGTGCCGAGGCGTGCGAGAACATGGCGGCGTAA